The proteins below are encoded in one region of Hordeum vulgare subsp. vulgare chromosome 3H, MorexV3_pseudomolecules_assembly, whole genome shotgun sequence:
- the LOC123442205 gene encoding 60S ribosomal export protein NMD3-like, translating into MASAHQPAGDALFLPPPTQSAAAASTTLCCLCGVAMPPNAANMCAPCLRARVDVTEGAPRHAAVVHCPSCSSYLEPPRRWTRAAPESAELLQLLLRRVQRPLQRLGVSLSAAEFVFTEPHSKRLMLRLRLRREVLPGCGVALERDHAVEFTVHDRLCDSCSRARADPEQDQWCAVVQLRQRAAHRRTLLHLEHRLAALGAAGSATRVDVTGAGGIDFFFASRSQAASLVALIASLAPARVADAARQLVSHDTKSNTYRHRHAFSVELCPVCRDDLVFHPGEASRALGGLGPLVLCVRVTDTLALLDASTHRIVNLGMKEYDRHRLEPVLTSRQLVEYVVLDVDTSPATTAARFGYRTAYAQVVRASELGRSDAMVTVRTHLGHILGPGDRALGYDLRGANTLGVDSHCLPDAVLVKKMYEKKMHQGGSGSDKMQQDEIGIDEIAMGIGGIDLDPCDEVELDELLEDLRI; encoded by the coding sequence ATGGCGTCAGCGCACCAGCCTGCCGGCGACGCGCTGTTCCTCCCTCCACCGACGCAGTCCGCCGCAGCGGCGAGCACGACGCTCTGTTGCTTGTGCGGCGTCGCGATGCCGCCCAATGCGGCAAACATGTGCGCACCCTGCCTCCGCGCGCGCGTCGACGTCACCGAGGGCGCGCCGCGCCACGCCGCCGTGGTGCACTGCCCTTCGTGCTCCTCCTACCTCGAGCCCCCGCGGCGCTGGACCCGCGCCGCGCCGGAGTCAGCCGAGCTCTTGCAGCTGCTCCTCCGCCGCGTGCAGCGCCCGCTCCAGCGCCTCGGCGTGTCCCTCTCCGCGGCCGAGTTCGTCTTCACCGAGCCGCACTCCAAGCGCCTCatgctccgcctccgcctccgccgcgaGGTCCTCCCCGGCTGCGGCGTCGCGCTGGAGCGGGACCACGCCGTCGAGTTCACCGTCCACGACCGCCTCTGCGACAGCTGCTCCCGCGCCCGCGCCGACCCTGAACAGGACCAGTGGTGCGCCGTCGTGCAGCTGCGGCAGCGAGCGGCGCACCGGCGCACGCTGCTCCATCTCGAGCATCGGCTGGCCGCCCTCGGCGCGGCCGGCTCGGCCACCCGCGTCGACGTAACCGGCGCCGGCGGGATCGACTTCTTCTTCGCGTCCCGGTCCCAAGCTGCCAGCCTTGTCGCGCTCATCGCCTCCCTCGCGCCGGCGCGCGTGGCGGACGCGGCGAGGCAGCTCGTGTCGCACGACACCAAGAGCAACACGTACCGCCACCGGCACGCCTTCTCCGTGGAGCTCTGCCCGGTGTGCCGCGACGACCTCGTCTTCCACCCGGGGGAGGCGTCGCGCGCTCTCGGCGGGCTCGGGCCACTCGTGCTCTGCGTCAGGGTCACCGACACGCTGGCCCTCCTCGACGCCTCCACCCACCGCATTGTCAACCTCGGGATGAAGGAGTATGACCGGCACAGGTTGGAGCCCGTCCTCACCAGCCGCCAGCTCGTGGAGTACGTGGTGCTGGACGTCGACACCTCGCCGGCCACGACGGCCGCCAGGTTCGGGTACCGCACAGCGTACGCGCAGGTTGTCCGGGCGTCGGAGCTGGGCAGGAGCGATGCAATGGTCACCGTGAGGACGCACCTTGGGCACATCCTGGGCCCTGGCGACCGCGCGCTCGGCTACGACCTCCGTGGTGCCAACACCCTCGGCGTGGATAGCCACTGCTTGCCGGACGCGGTGCTGGTCAAGAAGATGTACGAGAAGAAAATGCATCAGGGCGGCAGCGGGAGTGATAAAATGCAGCAGGACGAGATCGGCATCGACGAGATCGCCATGGGAATTGGAGGAATTGACCTGGACCCGTGCGACGAGGTGGAGCTCGACGAATTGCTCGAGGACCTCAGAATTTGA